The Streptomyces sp. NBC_00459 DNA segment CGCCTCGCCGAAGCCGGCCGCCGCTGCGGCACCGACCACGCGGACGCCGTACGCGTCCTGATCCTGCACGCCGCCCACGCCGGCCCGGACGCCCTCACCCGCGTCTACCGACAGGGCACCGCCGCCGAACGCCGAGCCGTTCTGCACGCCCTGCCCCACCTGGTCGCCGGCCCCGACGCCCTCCCCCTCGTCGAGGACGCCCTGCGCACCAACGACACCCGTCTCGTCGCCGCAGCCGTCGGCCCGTACGCCGCCCGCCACCTGGACGCCCACAACTGGCGCCACGCCGTGCTGAAGTGCCTGTTCACCGGAGTGCCCGTCGACGCGGTGGCCGACCTCCACCACCGGGCCCTGGCCGACACGGAACTCGCCCGCATGCTCGACGACTACGCCGCCGAACGCACCGCGGCAGGCCGGCCCGTCCCCGAGGACCTGCACCGCGTCCTGGCCCTGACGGCGCCCGAAGCCAAGGAGTCCTGATGCGCATCTTCGACCCCCACATCCACATGACGTCTCGGACCACC contains these protein-coding regions:
- a CDS encoding EboA domain-containing protein produces the protein MTQPHPGPGTPAADDPLSRTPLDDLRTQVTAHLGEAARVWFALALNEAAARPGSHGPISAWELRLAEAGRRCGTDHADAVRVLILHAAHAGPDALTRVYRQGTAAERRAVLHALPHLVAGPDALPLVEDALRTNDTRLVAAAVGPYAARHLDAHNWRHAVLKCLFTGVPVDAVADLHHRALADTELARMLDDYAAERTAAGRPVPEDLHRVLALTAPEAKES